A window of Apium graveolens cultivar Ventura chromosome 8, ASM990537v1, whole genome shotgun sequence contains these coding sequences:
- the LOC141679334 gene encoding putative invertase inhibitor: MSCPLFFLLISTLVLLLRIATCQEDLVSTTCSQTPFSDTCSSSLRSDPRSQNSDVKGLATIALEKSIDKATETKAHIDYLIKLHNPNQTEYEFKCLEECMAEYSEALDNLQESYLAWNTSSFDTVNSEVAAAMSDADSCESGYEDEEMLQNPSPLTERNKMFSELCSNFLAITTLI, translated from the coding sequence ATGTCTTGTCCACTTTTCTTCTTATTGATCAGCACTTTAGTCTTATTACTAAGAATTGCAACATGTCAAGAAGATCTTGTTTCAACAACATGCAGCCAAACTCCTTTTTCTGACACTTGTTCATCCTCCTTAAGATCTGATCCTCGTAGCCAGAACTCCGATGTTAAAGGCCTTGCCACTATTGCTTTGGAGAAAAGTATCGACAAGGCAACCGAAACAAAAGCACACATTGACTATCTTATAAAGTTGCATAATCCGAACCAAACGGAATATGAGTTTAAATGCTTAGAAGAATGCATGGCAGAGTATTCTGAAGCTCTAGATAATTTACAAGAATCATATTTGGCTTGGAACACAAGTTCTTTTGATACTGTTAATTCTGAAGTGGCAGCAGCCATGTCTGATGCTGATTCATGCGAGAGCGGATACGAGGACGAAGAAATGCTGCAGAATCCATCACCATTAACGGAAAGAAACAAGATGTTTTCGGAGTTGTGTAGCAATTTCCTTGCAATAACAACTCTTATCTAA
- the LOC141679336 gene encoding pectinesterase 3-like, with the protein MSSIDLFKRELEEHAFRKKARKRLIIIAVSIVLLVIIIIAATVGGLKRNDNSNKSPPSTSTEDSIRAVCEVTLYPDSCSSSISSLKSSTNSTSNNPEDFFVLSLQAAINALEKFSSFTHMLVDSNSNYDSLSKSALRNCESIIWDSIGYINMSVVRFEETENKLSPSTSTINDIRTWLSAAMTYQETCIDGLQEFSRGNLELTEEVKTAMRNSTEFTSNSLAIVTKILSKLRFPMNRKLLYSEADGTPSWQLHDHWRSSEKHS; encoded by the exons ATGAGTTCCATAGACTTGTTCAAAAGAGAGTTAGAAGAGCATGCATTTCGCAAGAAGGCAAGAAAGCGTCTAATCATCATAGCCGTCTCTATTGTCCTGTTGGTGATTATCATTATAGCTGCAACGGTTGGAGGTCTAAAGCGGAATGATAACTCTAACAAAAGTCCCCCATCAACTTCCACAGAGGATTCTATTAGAGCTGTATGTGAGGTGACCTTATATCCAGACTCTTGTTCTTCCAGCATTTCTTCGCTCAAGAGCTCCACGAATTCTACTTCAAACAATCCAGAAGACTTTTTTGTTCTGTCCCTCCAAGCCGCAATTAATGCACTTGAAAAGTTCTCTTCTTTTACTCATATGCTAGTTGACTCCAATTCTAATTATGATTCCTTATCGAAGAGTGCATTACGTAACTGTGAAAGCATTATCTGGGATTCTATCGGTTACATCAACATGTCAGTGGTAAGATTTGAAGAGACCGAGAACAAGTTGTCTCCGAGTACAAGCACTATAAACGACATCAGGACGTGGCTCAGTGCAGCCATGACCTATCAGGAAACTTGCATAGATGGGCTGCAGGAGTTTTCTCGGGGTAATTTAGAACTAACTGAAGAAGTTAAAACTGCAATGAGAAATTCCACTGAGTTTACTAGTAATAGTTTAGCAATTGTTACAAAAATACTCAGCAAACTCAGATTTCCTATGAACAGAAAGTTGCTGTACTCAGAAGCAGATGGTACTCCAAGCTG GCAACTTCACGACCATTGGCGAAGCAGTGAAAAGCATTCCTGA
- the LOC141678461 gene encoding putative pectinesterase/pectinesterase inhibitor 45 has translation MKLDIYVATMAFQDFDLLNERREIEKKRRQKRIMICAIVLCILVIGAAVALLVFQKKDDVDSVDSKPGEKSSNEKSKKSKDNKPAHKKHQDKDNADVSKSSKMVKTMCASTDFKATCESNLGKFVKANPSVTQQPKDLIKAAFSVVSDELEKTMNDSSKFKLDTPKKKEAFEVCKKVIGDALQELNSSTNTVGEKDIGALDSKKGNLNNWLSAVMSYQQTCIDAIPEGEAKEEIKKALQTSTELTSNSLAIVSQMSTILSSFPKPKRLLLSESRQRTLLEEKFPVWMHIADRKLLKIDPPKQKPDVTVAKDGSGDFKTINDALAKLPQNHQGRYVILIKEGVYEENVLLTKKMVNITMLGDGSQKTIITGSKNNVDGVPTFKTATFAAEGDGFMAQNIGFRNTAGPEKHQAVALRVQSDRSIFLNCRMEGYQDTLYVQAHRQFYRGCYITGTVDFIFGDAAAILQNCLIYVRKPMDGQKNTVTAQGRSDKRETTGLVLHNCKILADDQMSPVKEKFKSYLGRPWKEFSRTIVMETEIDDIIDPQGWLPWEGNFALSTLFYAEYNNKGPGSDVKDRVKWPGFKVIKKDEAVKYTVGPFLQGDSWLKGDVGAPVHFDLFN, from the exons ATGAAGCTAGACATATACGTCGCTACCATGGCATTTCAAGACTTTGATCTTTTAAACGAACGACGTGAAATTGAGAAAAAAAGAAGGCAAAAAAGGATAATGATATGCGCCATAGTTTTATGTATTTTGGTTATAGGTGCTGCGGTTGCACTTCTTGTTTTTCAAAAAAAAGATGATGTTGATTCTGTTGATTCTAAGCCAGGCGAGAAGAGTTCAAACGAAAAATCCAAAAAGAGTAAAGATAACAAGCCAGCCCACAAGAAACACCAAGACAAAGATAATGCAGATGTTTCTAAATCATCAAAGATGGTGAAAACTATGTGTGCTTCTACAGATTTTAAGGCAACCTGTGAGAGCAACTTAGGAAAGTTCGTTAAGGCAAACCCCTCGGTAACACAGCAGCCAAAAGATCTAATCAAGGCTGCATTTTCTGTTGTGTCAGATGAGCTTGAAAAAACCATGAATGATTCGTCGAAATTTAAATTAGACACCCCCAAAAAGAAAGAAGCATTTGAGGTCTGTAAAAAAGTTATAGGTGATGCTTTACAAGAATTGAATAGCTCTACTAACACGGTTGGTGAAAAAGATATAGGAGCACTTGATTCCAAGAAAGGTAATTTGAACAATTGGTTAAGTGCTGTCATGTCTTATCAACAAACCTGCATTGATGCTATCCCGGAAGGGGAAGCCAAGGAAGAGATAAAAAAGGCCTTGCAAACTTCAACAGAGCTTACTAGCAATTCTCTTGCCATTGTCTCCCAAATGTCTACCATTCTTTCCTCTTTTCCAAAACCAAAACGCCTTCTTCTGTCAGAGTCTAGGCAACGCACATTGCTAGAAGAGAAGTTTCCTGTATGGATGCACATTGCTGATAGGAAATTGCTCAAGATTGACCCTCCCAAACAGAAGCCCGATGTTACGGTTGCAAAAGATGGCAGTGGAGATTTTAAAACCATCAATGATGCATTAGCTAAGTTGCCACAAAACCATCAAGGGAG GTATGTTATTTTGATCAAGGAGGGAGTATACGAAGAGAATGTTTTATTAACTAAAAAGATGGTAAATATCACAATGCTTGGAGATGGATCCCAAAAGACTATAATAACTGGAAGCAAGAATAATGTTGATGGAGTTCCAACCTTTAAAACTGCAACTTTTG CGGCTGAGGGAGATGGGTTCATGGCTCAAAATATCGGGTTCAGAAATACTGCTGGACCAGAAAAGCATCAAGCGGTAGCCCTCAGAGTCCAATCAGACCGCTCAATATTCCTGAACTGTCGTATGGAGGGCTACCAGGACACATTATATGTCCAAGCCCATCGACAATTCTATCGTGGATGTTACATTACAGGCACAGTGGATTTCATCTTTGGAGATGCAGCTGCCATCCTGCAGAACTGTTTGATCTATGTCAGAAAACCTATGGACGGACAAAAGAACACTGTGACTGCACAGGGAAGGTCTGACAAACGTGAAACTACTGGACTTGTGCTACATAATTGTAAAATATTGGCAGATGACCAAATGTCACCCGTCAAGGAAAAGTTTAAGAGTTACCTTGGCAGGCCCTGGAAAGAATTTTCAAGAACGATTGTTATGGAAACAGAGATCGACGATATCATTGATCCTCAAGGATGGTTGCCTTGGGAAGGAAATTTTGCACTAAGCACATTGTTTTATGCAGAATACAACAACAAAGGACCCGGGTCTGATGTCAAGGACAGAGTGAAGTGGCCTGGTTTTAAGGTGATTAAGAAAGATGAGGCTGTTAAATATACAGTAGGTCCATTTCTACAAGGCGATAGCTGGTTAAAGGGTGACGTTGGAGCTCCTGTACATTTCGACTtgttcaactaa